One stretch of Bradyrhizobium canariense DNA includes these proteins:
- a CDS encoding Bug family tripartite tricarboxylate transporter substrate binding protein produces MKTLVGSLLIGTCLGCIALSAAIPAFAQEDLSKYPTRPIHIVVGFTPGGGNDILARIAGQKLSESLGQPVIIDNKPGGGAIVATEYVAKAAPDGYTLLVGASGAMAINPAVYAKLPYDSIRDFVPVSELGSFPLILIVNASSPIKSVADLVAYAKANPDKANYSSSSGAFQLVTELFKQKTGAPMQEIPYKGANDSVMAVISGQVTATIADAGPVSGQVQGGQVRALAVTAPKRTGDLPDVPTMKEAGADVDAVLWSGIFAPRNTPAAIVKKLESELMRIARLPDVIARLKPLGIESVGNSSDEFARILASDIARWTAVAKAGNIRMEP; encoded by the coding sequence ATGAAAACGCTGGTCGGATCCCTTCTCATCGGCACGTGTCTTGGATGTATTGCCTTGTCCGCGGCTATTCCGGCGTTCGCGCAGGAGGACCTGTCGAAATATCCGACCCGGCCCATTCACATCGTTGTCGGCTTCACGCCCGGCGGCGGCAACGACATTCTCGCGCGGATCGCGGGACAGAAATTGTCGGAGAGCCTCGGCCAACCGGTCATTATCGACAACAAGCCGGGCGGCGGCGCGATCGTCGCCACCGAATATGTCGCCAAAGCCGCACCGGACGGCTACACGCTGCTGGTCGGCGCCAGCGGCGCGATGGCGATCAACCCGGCGGTCTATGCCAAGCTGCCTTATGACTCGATACGCGATTTTGTCCCGGTATCGGAGCTCGGATCGTTCCCGCTGATTCTGATCGTCAATGCCTCTTCGCCGATCAAATCGGTGGCCGATCTTGTCGCCTATGCCAAGGCAAACCCGGACAAGGCGAACTACTCCAGCTCATCCGGCGCGTTCCAGCTTGTGACCGAATTGTTCAAGCAAAAGACCGGCGCGCCGATGCAGGAGATTCCCTACAAGGGCGCCAATGATTCCGTGATGGCGGTGATTTCCGGTCAGGTCACCGCGACCATCGCCGACGCGGGTCCGGTATCGGGCCAGGTGCAAGGCGGCCAAGTGCGTGCGCTCGCGGTCACCGCGCCCAAACGAACCGGCGATCTTCCGGACGTGCCGACCATGAAGGAGGCCGGCGCCGACGTCGATGCGGTGCTGTGGAGCGGCATCTTCGCGCCCAGAAATACGCCGGCCGCGATCGTGAAAAAGCTCGAGAGTGAATTGATGCGGATCGCCCGGTTGCCGGACGTGATCGCGCGCCTCAAGCCGCTGGGCATCGAATCCGTCGGCAACTCGTCGGACGAATTTGCGCGGATCCTTGCGTCCGACATCGCGCGGTGGACCGCAGTCGCCAAGGCCGGCAATATCAGGATGGAACCGTAG
- a CDS encoding HlyD family secretion protein gives MTDLSYISDSKAKISLGPSRQAIKRAALALMLALGVAGAADFGHYYLTTGRYLESTDDAYVKADSTIVAPKVSGYLAEVLVGDNEPVKARQLLARIDDRDFRTALDQAQADVAGSEAAVRNLDAQIGLQQPVIEQGSADVAAAEANLKFAREEQARYDDLMKSGSGTVQRAQQTDAALREKTAQLQHGKSGLLAARRRIDVLTTERAKAVAQLDHARAVEQQAALNLSYTQIIAPVDGTVGARSLRVGQFVQAGTQLMAVVPLDAVYVVANFKETQLTHVRNGQPVEVEIDSFHGTKLKGHVDSLSPASGLEFALLPPDNATGNFTKIVQRVPVKIVLDDHSLTGLLRPGMSAEPTVDTKATVVAERETNKRLASNPAVMRPNGS, from the coding sequence ATGACGGACCTTTCTTATATATCTGATTCAAAAGCAAAAATTAGCCTTGGTCCGTCACGGCAGGCGATCAAGCGGGCCGCCTTGGCATTGATGCTGGCCCTCGGCGTCGCCGGCGCCGCCGACTTCGGCCATTACTATCTGACCACGGGGCGGTACCTGGAATCGACCGACGATGCCTACGTCAAGGCGGACTCGACGATCGTCGCGCCGAAAGTCTCCGGTTATCTCGCCGAAGTGCTGGTGGGCGACAACGAGCCGGTCAAAGCCAGACAATTGCTGGCGCGGATCGACGATCGCGATTTCCGGACCGCGCTCGATCAGGCCCAGGCCGATGTCGCGGGCTCTGAGGCTGCGGTGCGTAACCTCGACGCCCAGATCGGCCTGCAGCAGCCGGTCATTGAACAAGGCAGTGCGGATGTTGCTGCCGCCGAAGCGAATCTGAAATTCGCGCGGGAAGAACAGGCCCGCTACGACGACCTGATGAAGTCCGGCTCCGGAACGGTGCAGCGTGCCCAGCAGACCGATGCGGCGCTGCGGGAAAAAACCGCGCAATTGCAGCACGGCAAATCCGGCCTGCTTGCGGCGCGGCGCCGGATCGATGTTCTCACCACCGAGCGCGCCAAGGCCGTGGCGCAACTCGACCACGCCCGCGCGGTCGAACAACAGGCCGCGTTGAATCTGTCCTATACGCAAATCATTGCGCCGGTCGACGGCACCGTCGGGGCGCGCTCGCTGCGGGTCGGTCAATTCGTGCAGGCCGGCACGCAGCTGATGGCGGTCGTTCCGCTCGATGCGGTCTATGTGGTGGCGAACTTCAAGGAAACCCAGCTCACACATGTCCGTAACGGTCAGCCGGTCGAAGTCGAGATCGACAGCTTCCATGGCACCAAGCTCAAGGGCCATGTCGATAGCCTGTCGCCGGCAAGCGGCCTGGAATTCGCGCTGCTGCCGCCCGACAACGCGACCGGCAATTTCACCAAGATCGTGCAGCGCGTCCCCGTGAAGATCGTGCTCGACGACCACAGCCTGACCGGCCTGCTTCGCCCGGGCATGTCGGCCGAGCCGACGGTGGACACCAAGGCGACCGTGGTCGCCGAGCGGGAAACGAACAAGCGGCTCGCATCAAACCCGGCCGTGATGCGTCCCAACGGCAGTTGA
- a CDS encoding acyltransferase family protein, with protein sequence MLRKLDGSEQITTAPARIMALDRARTCITLLVLLHHSVVNYTYFGNGDRARWLGFDLVVLFNDSFFMACMFFISGLFVCDSLTRKGPAIFLGERAWRLGVPFLLSIFVLMPIAYYPTFLRYHLPGTTDFNFLHFWWHTLTIGPWPSGPVWFLWVLLALDAIAALVWSFASGAIGALGRLIFSLRNRATLAFIAFLIFSVAIYLPMRLAFGDASWLEPGGYPLPIQTSRILLYAGYFFTGVGVGAVSLRTGVLAENGDIVKRWLVWAAFALLFYAAILALVYIHHNWVADLNSPPLSWRVGYGVTFALFSAAMTFAEPAMFLRFANANWRWMDALRPSAYGVFLVHYIFIIWLQYAVYDYSWPPGVKFAVVFAGTLSLSWTLIVLLRKIPFVARMI encoded by the coding sequence ATGCTGCGGAAACTGGACGGAAGCGAGCAGATCACGACGGCTCCGGCGCGCATCATGGCGCTTGACCGCGCGCGGACGTGCATCACACTCCTGGTGCTGCTGCATCACTCGGTCGTCAACTACACTTATTTCGGCAATGGCGACCGGGCGCGCTGGCTCGGGTTTGATCTGGTCGTGCTGTTCAACGACAGCTTCTTCATGGCCTGCATGTTTTTTATTTCCGGATTGTTCGTCTGCGACAGCCTGACCCGAAAGGGGCCGGCGATCTTCCTGGGTGAGCGCGCCTGGCGGCTGGGCGTGCCGTTCCTGCTGTCGATCTTCGTGCTTATGCCGATCGCCTATTACCCGACCTTCCTGCGCTATCATCTGCCGGGGACGACGGATTTCAACTTTCTGCATTTCTGGTGGCACACGCTCACCATTGGACCCTGGCCTTCGGGGCCGGTCTGGTTCCTATGGGTGCTGTTGGCGCTCGACGCGATTGCGGCGCTGGTCTGGTCGTTTGCATCAGGAGCGATCGGAGCGCTTGGCCGGTTGATCTTTTCCCTGCGCAACCGGGCGACGCTGGCCTTCATTGCATTTCTGATCTTCTCGGTCGCGATCTATCTGCCGATGCGGCTCGCCTTCGGCGACGCAAGCTGGCTGGAGCCGGGCGGCTACCCGCTGCCGATTCAGACCAGCCGTATCCTGCTCTATGCCGGTTACTTCTTTACTGGCGTCGGCGTCGGCGCGGTCAGCTTAAGGACCGGCGTGCTGGCAGAGAATGGTGACATCGTAAAACGCTGGCTGGTCTGGGCGGCCTTCGCGCTTCTGTTCTATGCCGCGATCCTCGCTCTTGTTTATATCCATCACAATTGGGTGGCTGACCTGAACTCGCCGCCGCTATCCTGGAGAGTGGGCTACGGCGTTACCTTTGCGCTGTTCAGCGCTGCGATGACATTCGCGGAGCCGGCGATGTTCCTGCGCTTTGCGAATGCCAATTGGCGCTGGATGGACGCGCTGCGGCCTTCCGCTTACGGCGTCTTCCTCGTGCACTACATTTTCATCATCTGGCTGCAATACGCGGTCTATGACTATTCTTGGCCCCCGGGCGTCAAGTTTGCCGTCGTGTTCGCGGGCACGTTGTCGCTGAGCTGGACGCTCATCGTATTGCTGCGAAAGATTCCATTCGTGGCGCGAATGATTTAG
- a CDS encoding LysR family transcriptional regulator, with protein MDRLTSLTAFVRVVDSGGFSAAGRRLNMSTTMVSNHVQALEDRLGARLLHRTTRKVSLTEVGKAYYDRCTQILADIEQADDIAGALQSTPRGTLRIYTATHIVPFISPVVAGFLSSYPEAKVDLTMGERNIDLIDEGFDIAIRLTPPPDSSLIVRSLATWRHVLCCSHGYLEKHGRPQQLSELSGHNCVRHAMYPYEDEWRFTDRKGMPASVRISGNLITNSGETLRTAALQGIGICLAAGFLVHDDLESGRLVRLLSEYRPVELSMNAVYPHRHHLSVKVRTFIDLLAQHSAEQQKLINPYS; from the coding sequence ATGGATCGGCTGACCAGTCTGACGGCGTTCGTCCGGGTTGTGGATAGTGGCGGTTTTTCAGCCGCCGGCCGCCGCCTCAATATGTCGACGACGATGGTCAGCAATCACGTGCAGGCCCTCGAAGATCGCCTCGGCGCGCGGCTTCTCCATCGCACGACGCGCAAGGTCAGCCTGACCGAGGTCGGCAAGGCCTATTATGATCGCTGCACGCAGATCCTCGCCGATATCGAACAAGCGGATGACATCGCAGGCGCCTTGCAATCTACACCGCGTGGAACGTTACGCATCTACACCGCGACCCACATCGTTCCGTTCATCTCGCCGGTCGTCGCCGGATTTCTCAGCTCCTATCCCGAGGCCAAGGTGGATCTGACGATGGGCGAACGAAACATCGATCTGATCGACGAAGGTTTTGACATCGCAATCCGGCTCACGCCGCCACCCGATTCAAGCCTGATCGTCCGCAGCCTCGCGACCTGGCGGCACGTGTTATGTTGCTCGCACGGCTATCTCGAAAAGCACGGGCGGCCCCAGCAGCTCTCCGAACTTTCGGGGCATAATTGCGTCCGCCACGCCATGTATCCGTATGAGGATGAGTGGCGTTTCACGGATCGCAAGGGCATGCCGGCTTCGGTGCGGATATCAGGCAATCTGATCACCAACAGCGGCGAGACGCTACGGACAGCGGCGCTGCAGGGAATAGGCATTTGCCTCGCGGCAGGATTTTTGGTCCATGACGATCTCGAATCCGGCCGGCTGGTTCGCCTGTTGTCCGAATATCGACCTGTCGAATTGTCGATGAATGCAGTTTATCCGCATCGTCACCATTTATCGGTGAAGGTCAGAACCTTTATCGATCTTCTCGCGCAGCACAGCGCCGAGCAACAGAAGCTGATCAATCCCTATTCCTGA
- a CDS encoding serine hydrolase domain-containing protein: MFPRKSVLFHSSTMLFGAAIASVLATDPLLAADVLFGPQPGAALSVEKLSPIEDFINGEVAAGRIPGAVVLVQRHGQPVYFKCFGKRDVDAGTPVTPDTIFPIHSVTKTITSVAAMMLVDQGKISLSDPVSKYISSFANMKVGVERKDESGRSMLDLVPLRRPINVEDLLLQTSGITYGFYGDGLVKAAYDGIYLGDFDNAGFAERIAKVPLAEQPRTLWDYGHSTDILGRVIEVASGQSLYQFEKTNLLDPLGMTTTKFFLTDPAERARYAQPLARDRHVERNSLDVTRWESGGGGMVSTISDFARYGQMLLNGGTLDGKTFLSPATFAAMTTDHVGPGAGVARNYYYYPGDGFGFGYGFGIRTDPGITVPPPPGSFGEVKWDGATGVYLVVDRAEDMFFVVMQDSPSGRMHVNTTVKKIIYDAFEK; this comes from the coding sequence ATGTTTCCGCGAAAGTCAGTGTTATTTCATTCCTCTACAATGTTGTTCGGTGCGGCAATTGCCTCTGTTCTGGCGACGGACCCATTGTTGGCGGCTGATGTCTTGTTCGGGCCGCAGCCCGGGGCTGCGTTGTCGGTTGAAAAGCTTTCGCCGATCGAGGATTTCATCAATGGCGAAGTAGCCGCGGGTCGAATTCCCGGCGCCGTCGTCCTGGTCCAGCGTCATGGCCAACCGGTCTATTTCAAATGCTTCGGCAAGCGTGATGTCGACGCTGGGACGCCGGTGACGCCGGATACGATTTTCCCGATTCATTCGGTCACCAAGACTATTACAAGCGTCGCGGCGATGATGCTGGTGGACCAGGGCAAGATCTCGCTTAGCGATCCCGTCAGCAAATACATTTCATCCTTTGCCAATATGAAGGTCGGCGTCGAGCGGAAAGATGAATCCGGCCGATCGATGCTCGACCTGGTGCCGCTTCGCCGCCCCATCAATGTCGAGGATCTGCTGCTGCAGACATCCGGCATCACCTACGGCTTCTATGGCGACGGTCTCGTCAAGGCGGCCTATGACGGTATCTATCTCGGCGATTTCGACAATGCCGGATTCGCGGAGCGGATTGCGAAAGTGCCGCTGGCCGAACAGCCGCGCACCCTGTGGGATTACGGGCATTCGACCGATATTCTCGGCCGTGTGATCGAGGTTGCTTCCGGTCAATCGCTCTATCAGTTCGAAAAGACAAACCTGCTCGATCCGCTCGGCATGACCACCACGAAGTTCTTCCTGACCGATCCGGCCGAACGGGCGCGTTACGCCCAGCCGCTGGCCAGAGACCGGCATGTCGAGCGCAACTCGCTCGATGTCACGCGATGGGAATCCGGCGGCGGCGGAATGGTCTCGACCATCTCCGACTTCGCCCGCTATGGGCAGATGCTGCTCAATGGCGGCACGCTGGACGGCAAGACCTTTCTCAGCCCTGCGACCTTTGCGGCGATGACGACCGATCATGTCGGTCCGGGGGCGGGCGTGGCGCGCAATTATTACTATTACCCCGGCGATGGCTTCGGATTTGGCTACGGCTTCGGTATCCGCACCGATCCCGGCATTACAGTGCCACCACCGCCGGGCTCGTTTGGAGAGGTCAAGTGGGATGGCGCCACGGGCGTCTACCTCGTGGTCGACCGTGCCGAGGATATGTTTTTCGTCGTGATGCAGGATTCACCGTCCGGGCGCATGCACGTCAACACCACGGTGAAGAAGATCATTTACGACGCGTTCGAGAAATGA
- a CDS encoding GlcG/HbpS family heme-binding protein, whose amino-acid sequence MRSIVSMILAAGAVAIMSSPTLAQTPPPAQPSAGGTPDAMPFDIPYGVSIGLERAKQVMAAAEAEAKRRNWKMNIAVVDTNGELVHFSRMEGAQIASGPISIGKARTAARFRRESRLFYNAYEAGHAYTGTLDPTLVASPGGFPLVEGGKLIGAVGCSGGTGDQDAAVCKVGSEVVK is encoded by the coding sequence ATGCGTTCTATTGTTTCCATGATCCTGGCGGCTGGCGCCGTTGCTATCATGAGTTCGCCAACTCTTGCACAGACGCCGCCGCCGGCGCAACCATCGGCGGGTGGGACACCTGATGCGATGCCGTTCGACATTCCCTATGGCGTGTCGATCGGGCTTGAGCGCGCCAAGCAGGTGATGGCGGCGGCGGAAGCCGAAGCGAAACGGCGAAACTGGAAGATGAACATCGCCGTGGTCGACACCAACGGCGAACTCGTGCATTTCTCGCGGATGGAGGGCGCCCAGATTGCGTCCGGCCCGATTTCGATCGGCAAGGCCCGCACCGCGGCGCGCTTTCGGCGCGAATCCCGGCTGTTCTACAATGCCTATGAAGCCGGCCATGCCTATACCGGCACACTCGATCCGACGCTGGTCGCGAGCCCCGGCGGTTTTCCGCTCGTCGAGGGCGGCAAGCTCATTGGCGCCGTGGGTTGCAGCGGCGGCACCGGCGATCAGGACGCCGCGGTATGCAAGGTCGGTTCTGAAGTCGTGAAATAA
- a CDS encoding tripartite tricarboxylate transporter substrate binding protein: MSSLKIACPPNVKRGFRRLALTALALLSTMSIDKAFALYPDRIVRIVVPFAPGGGTDVIARTLAQEMAGDIGVTVLVENKPGAGTIIGTQAVATSVPDGYTLLMGTFANAVNPSLNAKLPYDPNKDFAPVALVARSFNIVVVNPKSPIKSIADLIAAAKAEPDKLSYGTFGVGTSAHLAGELFKNMAKVNLATIHYKGAAPAITDLIGGQIQVMFTTVASAASLIENGQLRALAVTSAERSPAFPQLPTVAEAGVPGYAAESWYGLFAPVKTPVDVIDRLNKSAANAVQSEAFKRLGVNEGLVMVAQPPEELDRYFRGEEERWRKVIQDAGIKVE; encoded by the coding sequence ATGTCGTCTCTCAAAATAGCGTGTCCGCCGAACGTCAAACGGGGTTTTCGGCGGCTTGCGCTGACCGCGCTGGCGCTGTTGTCGACGATGTCGATCGACAAGGCTTTTGCCTTGTATCCGGACAGGATCGTCCGGATTGTCGTGCCGTTTGCGCCGGGCGGCGGCACCGACGTGATTGCGCGCACCCTGGCGCAGGAGATGGCCGGGGATATCGGCGTCACCGTCCTCGTCGAGAACAAGCCGGGAGCCGGGACCATCATCGGGACCCAGGCCGTCGCAACCAGCGTACCGGACGGCTACACGCTCTTGATGGGAACGTTCGCGAACGCGGTCAATCCCAGCTTGAACGCCAAGCTGCCTTACGACCCGAACAAGGATTTCGCTCCGGTTGCGCTGGTTGCACGTTCGTTCAATATCGTCGTGGTCAATCCCAAGTCTCCGATCAAATCGATTGCCGATCTGATTGCCGCGGCCAAGGCCGAGCCCGACAAATTGTCCTACGGGACATTTGGCGTCGGCACGTCTGCGCATCTGGCGGGCGAGCTTTTCAAGAATATGGCGAAGGTCAATCTGGCGACCATACATTACAAGGGCGCTGCGCCCGCCATTACCGACCTGATCGGCGGGCAGATCCAGGTCATGTTCACGACGGTCGCAAGTGCGGCTTCGCTGATCGAGAATGGACAGTTGCGCGCGCTTGCGGTGACATCAGCTGAACGTTCACCGGCGTTTCCGCAACTACCAACGGTCGCCGAGGCCGGCGTGCCCGGCTATGCCGCGGAAAGCTGGTACGGCCTGTTCGCGCCGGTAAAAACCCCTGTTGACGTGATCGACCGCCTCAACAAATCAGCCGCCAACGCCGTTCAATCCGAAGCCTTTAAAAGGCTGGGCGTGAATGAAGGTCTTGTGATGGTCGCGCAGCCGCCCGAAGAACTTGACCGATATTTTCGCGGCGAGGAAGAGCGCTGGCGCAAGGTGATCCAGGATGCGGGGATCAAGGTCGAGTAA
- a CDS encoding DUF3311 domain-containing protein, protein MWILLLLPFIGLLWVPFYNSLEPALFGFPFFYWYQLAWVPISSFLIWLVYRSRTSDEAP, encoded by the coding sequence ATGTGGATACTATTGCTGTTGCCCTTCATCGGCCTGTTGTGGGTGCCGTTCTATAATTCCCTGGAGCCGGCGCTGTTCGGCTTTCCGTTTTTCTATTGGTACCAGCTGGCATGGGTACCGATCAGCTCGTTTTTGATCTGGCTGGTTTATCGCAGCCGCACATCAGATGAAGCGCCGTAA
- the mctP gene encoding monocarboxylate uptake permease MctP, whose translation MTDQIEWVALSVFIFFFALVTVMGFFAARWKSGPVNEHLDEWGLGGRQFGTWITWFLVGGDFYTAYTVIAVPALVYAVGAYGFFALPYTIIVYPFVFAVMPVLWKVAHANGHVTAGDVVYGAYHSRGLELAVAMTGMVATMPYIALQLIGMGVVIKAMGLTGELPIIAAFIILALYTYSSGLRAPALIAFVKDIMIYIVVLVAVVVVPLQLGGYAAVFAAAGDAFAAKGGATGLILKPAQMLPYATLALGSALAAFMYPHTLTGIFASKSADTIRKNAVLLPAYTLLLGLIALLGYMAYAAHIKVDSPNDVVPTLFKVLFPSWFAGFSFSAIAIGALVPAAVMSIGAANLFTRNVWKSYINPYISHAGEAAVAKIASLVVKIGALAFILFLPTQYALDLQLLGGLWILQTFPALVFGLFTSWFRAEGLLFGWAVGIGWGSWTAWSNGLKPLATIDLGGASYVFYVGLGALILNIVVAAIVTVILARILPNRQRATVPS comes from the coding sequence ATGACCGATCAGATCGAATGGGTTGCGCTCTCGGTTTTCATCTTCTTCTTTGCGCTGGTCACAGTGATGGGATTCTTCGCGGCGCGCTGGAAATCCGGCCCGGTCAATGAGCATCTTGACGAATGGGGGCTGGGTGGACGGCAGTTCGGCACCTGGATCACCTGGTTTCTGGTCGGCGGCGATTTCTATACCGCCTACACCGTGATCGCGGTGCCGGCGCTGGTCTATGCGGTCGGCGCCTATGGCTTCTTCGCCTTGCCCTACACCATCATCGTCTATCCCTTCGTGTTCGCCGTGATGCCGGTGCTGTGGAAGGTGGCGCATGCCAACGGCCACGTCACCGCGGGCGATGTCGTCTACGGCGCTTACCACTCGCGGGGCCTTGAATTGGCGGTTGCGATGACCGGCATGGTCGCGACCATGCCTTACATCGCGCTGCAGTTGATCGGCATGGGGGTGGTGATCAAGGCAATGGGCCTGACCGGCGAATTGCCAATCATCGCCGCCTTCATCATCCTGGCGCTCTACACCTACAGCTCAGGTCTAAGGGCGCCGGCGCTGATCGCCTTCGTCAAGGACATCATGATTTATATCGTGGTGCTGGTGGCGGTGGTGGTGGTGCCGTTGCAACTCGGTGGTTACGCCGCGGTGTTCGCCGCAGCCGGCGATGCTTTCGCGGCCAAGGGCGGCGCGACCGGGCTGATACTGAAACCGGCGCAGATGCTGCCTTATGCCACGCTCGCGCTGGGGTCGGCGCTGGCGGCGTTCATGTATCCGCATACGCTCACCGGCATCTTCGCGTCCAAGTCTGCCGATACCATCCGCAAGAACGCTGTGTTGCTGCCGGCCTACACGCTGTTGCTCGGCTTGATCGCGCTGCTTGGTTACATGGCCTATGCGGCCCATATCAAGGTCGATTCACCCAATGACGTGGTGCCGACCTTGTTCAAGGTGCTGTTTCCGTCATGGTTCGCCGGCTTTTCGTTCTCGGCGATTGCGATCGGGGCGCTGGTACCGGCCGCGGTGATGAGCATCGGTGCGGCTAATCTTTTCACCCGCAACGTCTGGAAGTCCTATATCAACCCGTATATCAGCCACGCCGGCGAAGCCGCGGTCGCCAAGATCGCCTCGCTGGTGGTGAAAATAGGGGCGCTGGCCTTCATCCTGTTCTTGCCGACGCAATATGCGCTCGATCTGCAATTGCTCGGCGGCTTGTGGATCCTGCAGACTTTCCCGGCGCTGGTATTTGGATTGTTCACGAGCTGGTTCCGCGCCGAAGGCCTGCTGTTCGGTTGGGCGGTTGGCATCGGATGGGGATCCTGGACGGCGTGGAGCAACGGACTGAAGCCGCTGGCGACGATCGATCTTGGCGGCGCCAGTTACGTGTTTTACGTCGGGCTTGGCGCGCTGATCCTCAATATCGTCGTCGCCGCCATCGTGACCGTTATCCTCGCCCGGATCTTGCCGAACCGGCAGCGCGCTACGGTTCCATCCTGA
- a CDS encoding peptidyl-alpha-hydroxyglycine alpha-amidating lyase family protein, producing MKHWLIGFLVLIGPPAFAQQNVPTIAFDSVPNPLKLPTNMYFGEASGVAVNSKGHVFVLSRGNTSGPAYAAAAAQLLEFDAKGQFVREIGKNLYAWSFGHSVKIDPQDNIWVTDKGSDMVIKFDPEGRVIMVFGRKQEASDEDTAPLKHPKPPLPAEDGRFRQVTDVAWDKAGDTFISDGYINSRVAKVDKDGNWLKSWGERGKEPGQFNTPHSIATDANDNVYVADRGNHRIQVFDKDGKFLRQFVIDVPVPPDAKPAIGKIPDEAMMAGGTFAPGSPWAICITPPPHQVLYSSDAWPGRIYKLSLDGKVLGMLGKSGKQLKQFGWIHALACPSENVIYAAELLNWRVQKLILKP from the coding sequence ATGAAGCATTGGTTGATCGGTTTTCTGGTGTTGATTGGGCCGCCGGCCTTTGCTCAGCAAAATGTACCCACAATCGCCTTCGACTCCGTCCCCAATCCGCTGAAGCTGCCGACCAACATGTATTTCGGCGAAGCGTCGGGCGTTGCGGTCAACTCCAAGGGCCACGTTTTCGTGCTGTCGCGCGGCAACACCAGCGGGCCGGCTTACGCGGCGGCAGCGGCGCAGCTGCTGGAATTCGACGCGAAAGGCCAATTCGTCCGCGAAATCGGCAAGAACCTTTATGCGTGGTCGTTCGGCCATAGCGTCAAGATCGATCCCCAGGACAATATCTGGGTGACCGACAAGGGTTCGGACATGGTGATCAAGTTCGATCCCGAGGGTCGCGTGATCATGGTGTTCGGCCGCAAGCAGGAAGCCTCCGATGAGGACACCGCCCCGCTGAAGCATCCGAAGCCGCCGTTGCCGGCGGAAGACGGCCGGTTCCGTCAAGTCACCGATGTGGCCTGGGACAAGGCCGGCGACACGTTCATCAGCGACGGCTACATCAACTCGCGCGTCGCCAAGGTGGACAAGGACGGCAACTGGCTGAAATCATGGGGCGAGCGTGGCAAGGAGCCTGGTCAGTTCAACACCCCGCACTCCATCGCCACCGACGCCAACGACAATGTCTATGTCGCGGACCGCGGCAACCACCGCATCCAGGTGTTCGACAAAGACGGCAAATTCCTGCGCCAGTTCGTCATCGATGTGCCGGTGCCGCCGGACGCCAAACCCGCGATCGGCAAGATCCCCGATGAGGCGATGATGGCAGGCGGCACGTTTGCGCCGGGCTCACCGTGGGCGATCTGCATCACGCCACCGCCGCACCAGGTGCTTTACAGCTCTGATGCGTGGCCGGGCCGCATCTACAAGCTCAGCCTCGATGGCAAGGTGCTCGGCATGCTCGGCAAATCCGGCAAGCAATTGAAACAGTTCGGCTGGATCCACGCGCTGGCGTGTCCCTCCGAGAATGTGATCTACGCGGCCGAATTGCTGAACTGGCGGGTTCAGAAGCTGATCCTGAAGCCGTAG